A genomic window from Peptococcaceae bacterium includes:
- the lipB gene encoding lipoyl(octanoyl) transferase LipB, producing the protein MKLLVALLGLTDYGEALSLQERILKLRQDGEIEDTLLLLEHPPTLTLGVRGSTDNIIAGEDFLRENGVNIYRVNRGGDVTYHGPGQIVGYPILDLTGHRRDVKEFFWKIEETFIRLLEGEYAIKAGRDSKYPGVWVGSEKITAIGCAVKRWVTMHGFAFNVNTALEHFLWINPCGITDRGVTSLQKILGAPQDMARVNEEVIRYFCGQFNLQPEMVGRQEIYLMAGREP; encoded by the coding sequence ATGAAATTGCTCGTAGCCTTGCTGGGTCTGACGGACTACGGGGAAGCCCTTTCTCTTCAGGAAAGGATTTTGAAACTAAGGCAGGACGGGGAAATCGAGGACACCCTGCTTCTTTTGGAACACCCGCCCACGCTGACCCTAGGGGTGAGGGGCAGTACAGACAATATAATCGCCGGCGAGGATTTCTTGCGTGAAAACGGGGTCAACATATACAGGGTGAACAGGGGCGGAGACGTGACCTACCACGGTCCCGGCCAGATTGTTGGCTATCCCATCCTGGATCTTACCGGTCACCGCAGGGATGTGAAGGAATTTTTCTGGAAAATCGAGGAGACGTTTATCCGGCTGCTGGAAGGAGAATACGCGATAAAAGCCGGAAGAGACAGCAAGTACCCGGGGGTCTGGGTCGGAAGCGAAAAAATAACGGCTATCGGCTGCGCCGTCAAACGCTGGGTGACCATGCACGGCTTTGCCTTTAACGTCAACACGGCGCTGGAGCACTTTCTCTGGATTAACCCCTGCGGCATCACCGACCGGGGAGTGACTTCCCTCCAAAAAATACTCGGTGCTCCCCAGGACATGGCCCGGGTGAACGAAGAAGTGATTCGATATTTCTGCGGCCAGTTTAACTTGCAGCCGGAAATGGTCGGCAGACAAGAAATATACTTGATGGCGGGGAGGGAACCGTGA
- the lipA gene encoding lipoyl synthase has translation MVQKKPEWLRIRMQGTEGLLEVKRMLDRLSLHTVCQEANCPNIMECFGKKTATFMILGNTCTRNCTFCNVTKGEPAPPDPGEPSRVAQAVKELGLKHAVITSVTRDDLADGGAGHFAEVIREIKKTGEEIVIEVLVPDFKGSRDALSVVVEAGPQIINHNLETVPRLYPEVRPRADYRQSLELLRRVKEMAASIRTKSGIMLGLGEERDEVIGVMRDLRDARCDLLTIGQYLAPSERHHPVVDYVHPGVFQEYKEIGLKMGFSFVASAPLVRSSYHAGEAYRESLA, from the coding sequence ATGGTCCAGAAGAAGCCGGAGTGGCTTAGAATCAGGATGCAGGGGACGGAAGGACTGTTGGAAGTGAAAAGGATGCTGGACCGGCTTTCCCTGCACACTGTCTGCCAGGAGGCAAACTGCCCGAACATCATGGAGTGCTTCGGGAAGAAGACCGCCACTTTCATGATCTTAGGCAATACCTGCACGCGAAACTGCACCTTCTGCAACGTAACAAAAGGAGAGCCTGCGCCGCCCGACCCGGGAGAACCCTCGCGTGTCGCCCAGGCCGTGAAAGAACTCGGTTTGAAACATGCGGTGATCACTTCCGTGACCAGGGACGACCTGGCTGACGGAGGTGCGGGCCATTTTGCCGAGGTAATAAGAGAAATCAAAAAAACGGGCGAAGAAATAGTTATTGAGGTGCTTGTTCCCGACTTCAAGGGGAGCAGGGATGCCCTGTCCGTGGTGGTGGAAGCCGGGCCTCAGATCATCAACCACAACCTGGAAACGGTACCCCGGCTGTACCCGGAAGTCCGCCCGCGTGCCGATTACCGCCAGTCTCTGGAACTGTTGAGGAGGGTCAAAGAGATGGCGGCCAGCATCAGGACGAAATCGGGGATCATGCTGGGGCTCGGTGAAGAAAGGGATGAGGTGATCGGGGTTATGCGCGACCTGAGGGATGCGCGCTGCGACCTGCTGACGATTGGGCAGTACCTCGCTCCCTCGGAGCGTCACCACCCGGTGGTCGATTATGTTCACCCTGGGGTTTTTCAGGAATACAAGGAAATAGGTCTGAAGATGGGCTTTTCCTTCGTGGCTTCAGCTCCGCTTGTCAGGAGTTCGTACCATGCGGGGGAGGCCTACCGGGAATCGCTGGCCTGA